From Felis catus isolate Fca126 chromosome B4, F.catus_Fca126_mat1.0, whole genome shotgun sequence:
CTCCTACTCACATCCAGATATTATTGAACACTGTATTCGAGAATGTTTCTTTCAGTTCTAACATTTTACTGATAAACTCATTTAGAAGGCATCTAGAGCTTAAGGTGTAACCAGATATGCAAGGTTAGCATTTGATCTACCAAAATACTGGGCTAGAATCATTGGTTGTAGGGAGCCTCCAGAAACATTCAGATAAATTCATGGATTCCTTGTGGTAACTCATGACATGAATAAAGAGATGTGCAAAGAGTATCCTCCTAACCTTCTGAGGATCAAGTCAAGGAGGATAATGTCCACTCTTCCCTATGTAGGACACACCCCTGTGTAGCAATGGCAAAGACTGTTGAGCTGGAGAGTTCTTAACAGCTGTACCTTGACAGACTAGTGAGGTGTATCACAAGTAATTTATTACCAACTAACATTACTTTATTAAAGCTTGTGAATTATTTGCTATTTTGTACGTTAAAACAATTTTGAGTTCCCTATAGAGTACTTCCGCACTTGTGATAAGCTCTCTGATGGAAGAGTTAAGTTTTTAGACAGGAAGCAGGCAATGGACAGAATCCTGGGTATACTCACAGGGGTATGAAGAATGTGAACATTATTCATGTgcatcacagaagaaaaaatagtaacAGCTGGTCTGGAAAACAGACTTGACAGGATACCGCATTTCTTATGGCTGATGAGAGAAGAAGGAATTAACACTAGAACCTGAGTTGTCAACTAATATCAGGATACTTGCTCTGAACTAGTTCATGTGTTAGATTTCTCAGGGATTTGTGACATGAAAGCCTTGTTGAACACATTTGCTTTGTGTGTACAGggtattaagagaaaaaaaagacttaaaacagAAGCTACTTTACAGCTATATTAGATCATATTGACAGTACGGAACATTAGCCTCTTGATCCAATTTTGCCACTAAATACAGACCTTCAGGACCTGTGGtatctctaggcctcagtttcttcatctgtaaaatgggcagagATGAACTATATGACCTCCAAGTTCCCTTTAGATTCtaaaatgcttaatttaaaaagtcttcaaaatgtttattcagttattcTTTCCCTGAGGTATTCCTGGGATAGAAGTGTTCCATTCCAAACCCTGAGATAGACATACCTCTGGATCAAGGTGTTTAAGAAGCTCCTCAAAGAAGGTATCCTTTAGGTTTCCATCCCTATGCCCCAATACAGAATCTCTACACATAGAAAGTGGGGACAGACTTACAGTCCAGACTGACAGATGGAGATGAAAAAGGTATACTTTAGTGCTACAGGTTCAAATCTAAAAGCTTAGACCAGCAAGCAAGGGCCTTCATCAAATAACATCCCTTACCTCATCTCTCCCTATCTTATAAAGCCTTTACTTTTCAGATGAGTTGACCCCATCTATTTCCACTTCCTCTCTGCTGTTGCTGATCCCTCCAtctggaagggcagggagggaagaataATGCATATCCATGATTTCCTTCAAGACCAAGCTGTCTTAAACTTTATGTTTCATCAGTATAAATACAAGTCATTTTTAGAATCCCATACTACCACACACTTACCTATGTTCCCTTGCTTATTCACAGAGGTTCCTCTTCTCTCCACAATTAGACTCTAAACACATGGTATTGAGTAGGCACCGAAAAAATGTTTATCTAGTTTTGAGTCCAGCAGGAATCTCAgatggcaaaagaatgaaagcctCAGGCTCCTCCTACCTTCATGCTACACCATTTCCAAAgcacttccttcccttttctttcctgtctgGAATCCCCTATCTTCAAGCTTAATGTAAGGGTTGATTCTGGATATGAAAAGACAACACAGTTCATACTTTTGGTTTCACaatttttcagttcatttcaataaaaacataatataaaaggCATTGccaccctcttcccctcctggggGTGATCCATCAAGCCTGTCAGTCTGGGCCGCTCCAGTGGTTCATAGCTCATCATGCGATATGTGCAGGGCATGGTCACATAGATCTGCAAATAGCAcataaaaatttgaaggaaaatgcCACTCTCATATTGATATATGTCACTATCAAGAAAATGCCCCAAACCAAACTGGCACACACACCAACCACCATTTTTTAGAGCATATCCTTTTAGATGACAAAACATTCCCACTATCCTTTCACTAGGATCTCAGGTGAGGGAGCCACAAATTCTGAAAGCTGACAGGAAGAGAATAGAGAGGAACAACCCAAATCTCTAAGTCATAGGTAATGGAAGTTAATTCTTGAGCTAGTATCAGAGGATGGGGGATAGGAGGTAGAGGAACATGCTAAGGAATGTGCCAGGTTCTAACGGGCTGTCAGGACAGGCAGTAAAGTGGGATTAGTTTACCTGTTCGCTTACTACAAAGTTTGTCTTTAACATTGTCAGCCTCTCGGGAAAAGAATTCAATGAGTTCATCCTCATATTCCTCCACAATGCTCTCACACTGTCAACCCAAGGGAGAAATGAATGAGAGAGGGCAGCAAGAAGAGGCCTTTTGCCTCCACCTCCAGAGAGGAGAAGGACATTAACATAGCTTTCCACTTGGGCTGTCCAATAACTCCCCTAATTTTCAAAAACCAGCTACCCATTCCCAAAGCTCACCGCAAACTTGAGAGTGCCACTGATGTCTGAATCAATTCGGATGCCCTGTAGGTCCAGTTCATTGGATTCTCCATTCCGGCCCACTACACGTACGTAGTTCTTGCGGTGGGTGGAAGGGTCAATTTGTTCCCCATACTCCTTCATCCGGTCACATACCTCCTCTAGCAGCTCTGTGAGGTGGGCCTCTGAGCGAGCATAAGGCACCTAGAAATGTCCTCAGCCTTGGTTCATATTCTTCCACCTCTGTACATTAGTAATTTATATCCTTACTCTTCCTTCCAAATCTAGTTCAACTAACTTATTCGAAAAAGCCCTCCCTACTTAAAAACAGTACAGTTTATTCGTATGGTTCCAAAGTGCTTTCAAGTATATGATCTTATTTTACCTCACTTCacatttctaagaaataaaacaggtgtCATTACCTCCAAATTATAAACAGAGACCTCTTTGATAAATCCTAGTTAACTATGTGTTCCTTTCCTTTGAACTCCCTTAATTCTTATGGGTGTAagctaatgattttatttatttgtattaaatgAGATTAATACCTGTCCTCAATAGGAGCATAAGAGAGGTAGTGTAGGCTTTGAGGATAATAATTATAAAGCATCTCACAAACATCATAACCTTAACTTTTCTTTGTATACTCTCCACTAGATATAGCTTTGCGTATATGTTATGTTTTCTACTAAAGTATAAATTTCCTACATACAGGGATAtggccttctttttctcttttgtatgtatataattatgcCATAGTGAAAACATGAGTGACATGAATTATGGATGTGGAGGAGGGGGCTGATCAGGGTTCCCTGTCTACTAATAACTACAGCAGAAATAATATTAAGGTTTGGAGCCAGGAAGCGCATAGGGTATAAGCCTCCAGCCTCTTACAAATGTGATAGCCCAATATTTTAGATACCTTTCTGGGTCAATATCTATTAAACCAAGGTCCTTCTTAATCAGTTGAGTTCTCATTGAAATTCAGAGTGAGCTACTTTATTTGGGGGAACAGTAACAGTTACCTCCACCACTGACTGGCTGCCATCTGGATTGATTCGGAAAGAGCCCATCTGAATGGTCTTCTTGGGATCCACCTGGGCGATTTCCCACTCTAGTTCATCCACCAGAGCCCTGCAAGCTGGtgtgaggggagaggaaggaggaagaaggggagaaagaaaatcaacccAGGGATTTCCATTCATTCTTCTCCCAGACCCTGTATCTCATGCTCTCCCAAGGCTCTGTCTTCCCGACCCTCCTTCCtctcatttctctttgtgctCTTACCTCCACAATGTAGATCCTGGCTCCTCCGAGCCCAGGCAGTTCCCAGCAGGGCCCCCAGAAGCAGGGCCAGCCAACCCCAGCCTTTCATCTTTAGAGTAATGGGGTTGCTCCACCTGAGTTAAGGGTGGAATAAGAGCATAGGTGTGAGGATTCGGCTCCATTACCCCCACCCCGAATCCTAcattacccccaccccaccctacaaAGGCCTCAGTGTGACTCTGGCTCTACTTTTCAGGAAATGGCCAGGACACAAAGGAGCTCCTCTGTTCCAGCGCTTGAGGACCCGGATTCCGCCCccaaccttccccccccccccctgcggTGAGTGAGAGCGCGAGCGAgggacttggggctcagtcccagaGACTACGTCGACAGGTGAGGCCCCAGATGTTGGTACTTAAGCGTTGGCTGCCTAGGGCTCACAGGGCTATGTGGCAGCTGCGGAACGGAGGTTGGCGATTAAGTGAGGACggaaggcacagagaagctgCCGGCAAGGCAAGCAGCTGATTCAGGCCAGGAGGCAGAAAGGTGGTGGGCAGAAGAACACTCTATACCTGGGGCCTATTTGGATCCACCACCTTCGATTACTGCATCCCCACCTCCAGCCTATAGCTTTCCCGTGCGGACCAGCCCCCTTTCTGAGGACGCCGCCATTGCCTTCGCTCCAGTCCATTCCAGACCCTCAGTGCCACTCGCATCCGTCCCACCTCTGCTCCCAGGGCCGCCGCCGTGGCCCAGGCGCTCGAAGACGGCCGGACTCTCACTTTACTCCCGACCGTAGCACCTGGCTGCGGGGGAGCGAGGCTGTCCAGGCTTCTCCAGAGCGCTCCGCCACTTTCCAGGCAAGGGTGACCCAGCGACTGCCTGACCCAGCTCCCCGCACTCTAAGTGGCCGTCTACGCACGGCTCCGAAGCGCTGCCGTGCGAGCCCTACACCGGAGACCGACCCCAAACCCGCCCCTCCAAACTCTCGCGCGAACAGGCAGCTCCGGAGCGGCTTCTAGGCTGCGAGGACCCCGGTGGATCGCAGAAGGACCCAGACTTGCGTGGCGAGTAGCTCCACGTGACCACCAGGGGTCAGCCGAAGAATAGGAGTGGCCCTAGCAAAGTGAGGACAGAGCCGTTTGGCATAAGGAGGCACGTGGGTGTGCCAGTCTAGGTGGGCTAGGACCTTCCAAAAGAAAGGTACCCTGCTAGCCTGTGAGAAGCCCTGGTTTCAATACCCCGCAAACTACATCTCCCAGGAAGCACCGCAGCACTTCACAGATCCTGTTAGTAGCTACAAGTCTTCAGATAACCTAAGACCTGCAGTTTGTCAGTTTCCCCAAACTTTCCTTTTCCGAGGAAACCATACTGTGCATCTTAAAAGAATCTGGTCTTAAGGTAGTAGGCAGCCATAGCAAAGAGCTAAAAATAACTGTCCAGCAAAGACATAACTATATTCCTCCAATAACCTTAACTTTGGACTCCAGAGCTTCACCTTCATTTCTAGGTGGAAATTTGAACGcttgtttttttccagttgttaTAGAAAGCCAAcacaaagaaaggagaggagagcttAAGTCAGAGCATCCCACACTTGCAGGTCTCTAGTGACATAGATGACAAGccagtaatactttttttttaatttttattttataaaacatgcattttaaaacaaaactttaaaaaataacaaaacttggGACAGGAGAGTGGATGGAAGACAGATgcttctcagctgtcagcaggaGTGAAGACAGCAGTCAAGCTGTATCTAGGACCCAAAGGCCCTTTTGGCAATGATGGTGTTGGCAACACTGGTTTGCTAGGGCCACCAATATTCGATGTCCTGGTCCATCCAGGCATCTCTCAAGCAGTCAGAGACTTGAGCTCTCTTAAGCTACTGTTGTATCCTATCACTTACCAGGACTTCAGTCCTTAGCCAACTAGGAACTGAGAGTACTGGTTCCAGGAGCGTTTTTTTGCCTGGATATTAATTACCCAGGATATTTATTGAGAATatcaatttctttccatttgggtCAATTCTAGACTCTGTTCCTGGCCCGCTATTTtgcaaagaatgaaaaaggaatctGGCACCTCTTCCCTTTACAGCAACTCTGCTGCATTCCAGTTCTATTAATAGCACCATCTGTAGACCCTGAGCAGGTCCAATTCTGGAAGCGGGCGAGGACTAGCCAAGTTGGGAAGCCATCTCCCAGTTCTGGGGCACAGAACACTGAGGGGAGAGGAGTAGTTCACTGGGAGAGGATGAGGTCAGAGCGCCAACACTGAGGAGAAGACAGCTGCATCTGTcagagacaaaatcaagagcaTTGACTCTTAAGGTGAGTGGAGAAAAAGTGCCTGGAATACTTCTTATGAAGGAAAAGAGGGCAAACCTGCCCCAAACATTTTAGAATTAGGCAGGAGGAGGTTAGGATCAGTGCAGACTTTCAAGAATACAATCTATTTCACTGaatgttgggaggattaaatgctTTGCAAACCACTGAGTGCTTTACAAATGTAAGGTAGAGTTGGTACAATTGttaacatcaccatcatcattattattatcatgagTATAATCTTCACATATGCAATCAAAACCCACCCTGTCCACTCTCCCTTGTCCCATCCCAGGCCTTACTCTTGGGACTCGTCTGACCCTCAGGCTCAGGAACCTTCCAGTCCATCTTTCGGCCCTTCTCATAAAGACCCTTGAGCACTTTGTGGAAGGATTCAGGCTCCGTGCCATTTTTGCTTAGCTCCAGATACTTTCGGTAGAGCTGAAGGGCTGTACGGGCATCCTCAATACTGTCATGGGTTTCCCCTTGAATCTTCAGGTCTGAGGGAATTAGAGGTGGAATAGTTTGGAACCTAGCAAAGGAAGGTAAGAATACGTCCCATACTCACATCCCCTACTCCCaataaccaataaaaaaaaaaattgactaccCGTAAGGGAAAAAGCCAAACACCATTCCTAGTGCAGCGGGATACTGAAGTTACTTAAATCCATTCATAACTCTCACCACTAAGGGTCCTCCCTACTCCCTTCATTCCAACACTTTTTCCTGCTCTTAATGAGCACCATAACGGCCTACAAGGTACACCAACTCACCTAGGAAGTACCAAGCAAGGAACCGCAGGGAAATCATTCGTTTTCGGGGCATATGAAAGAGATAGACAGTGTCAAGGACTTGGTCCTTGGGCACCTGGCAGAGATAAAAGAGTGGGAGACTGAAGGTAGGTGATCCATAACTTCTCATTCTCCAAAAGCACAATGTATACCCTAAAGGGCCCATATTCAAAGGAAACTCTTAAAAACAGCCCTGCCCGAACCATGAGGTTGATGACCCGGAAGTCCTTCTGCAGACCATGACCCACAAACTTGACTCCAATGTCTATAAGAAAACGAAGCTTTAAGTAGGTAGACTTGAGAGTTGTAAGGTGCTTAGAGGAAATCTTGGCATCTAGGTCTCCTGGCTTAATCCCCGAGTACTGAGTCAAGTAATCCACCACCTAGGCatagagaaaaggagaagttGCTCATGAAGTGAGGTGCAGAGTCTCTCCCTGCTACTCTTCCCTGGGTTCTAGAGCACTCTACATAAGCACAAGGTCTGTCTCACTTGTACCTCCTAGTACAAGATATCCTAGTACCTGCTCCTGGGTAGAGATGTAGTCATCAATGAAGGGGATACCCTCATTGGGTCCCTGGCCTCGAACACAAGTAATCCTTGCTACTGACATCTGGCTTGGTTTGATGGTAGACTTGGTGCCATCACTGCGTAACTCCGCTTCCTCCTACAGGAGAAGAGTTGATAAGGAAATCAGAGAATAGCTTGTGATGCCTGATATCTCCAGAGTTCTGTGCCAACACCACACCCTTTTGGTCTTGGTTACCTCATTAAGAGTGACAAACTCAGCATCCAGGCCCACCAGGTCCCCAACCTGCGGCATCTCACTCAGCATCAGTGGAATAAAGGTGGTATGTGTTTTCCGCTGCTTCCGTGCTAGCGAGGCTTCAGCCAGCAGGACACTTGCCTCAATAGGGTTCTTGACTGGAAGGGAAAATCCAGAAGACAGATGGCTAGTGATAAGGAAGTAACCAGGGGAGGGAAACCCAGGATGGCTGACCAGAGACTGGGTCTACACTGTGATCTCTCAATAATCAAAGCATGTGAATAAGAAGATTGTGTCTGCTGAACAGACAGATGGAATAGGTCAAATCAGAAAACTACTAAGAAATAtgctaagagaaacaaaaaagcagagaggaaagaataagACTTTGACTTTTTTGGACTTCAGcttagaaaatccagaaaaacaaagttaCAGGGAAACTATGGGTTTAAAGGCACCAAAAAGGGACCTAATAAGTCCATCTGCAAAAGAAGAAAGTTTCACTTAGGAAGAATGATTAGACTCAAAATCAAAACCTTAGCCCTTTTGATCAGATTCCCCCCATCACCTCTTCCCCTCTACACTCTCAGGATCTCCAGGTTCTAAATTTAGAGCCTGATGAAACAGGAATCTCTTTAGTATCACCCCTGGAAATAATAACACTGGCTACCTATCCTAATCTTAACAAGATCTCTTCCAAAAGACCAATTTAAACTGCCACACCCTTCTGTCTACTCTGTACCACTTACTGTTCAGGTTGTATTTGGAATTAAGATTCCTTTTGACGTAATAAAGGATAGCAGGCACTTTCCAATTCATGTCAAACTGCACAGCTTCAtgctataaaagaaaaagcacttcATGGTCTATATATAGAtgcccccttttcctttttcccaagCCAGACAAAAGACAACTCAGGTGCTATTTTTAGTTCTGCTAACACTTTTTATTCTTGAggacccatccctccctcctgaaTCTGCCTGGCATTCTGGAGCACTGAGGATGAGAATTCTAGGAAAGGGGGAGATGAAAGGGGGAATGGAATGTGTTACAACTAACCTTATCAATAGGTTCAATAAGAAAATCATTGAAGAGATACCACTGCTGGTGGGTAACACCCTgtggaaatacagaaaaagatgaTAAAGTGATAGCTGGACCACTCTGACTCAGAGTCAAGATAAGGACAGACCTGGGACTCCATTGTGGCTACCACCAGGGGTGTCCCTGCCTTGTAGTATCTCACTCACCTCCTTGCGCTGGTGGTAGGTCTCTCCAACTTTGATGTGAGCCACCAGGCTGCCCCCTGTGCGTGAGTCCAGGATGTGTACCACAGTAGCCATCAGGTCATACACAAAGACACCatgctcctcctctgccctggcTGGGCCCCACTGTGAGGGGGGTACCCAGGCTGCTAAGCTAAGTTTAAggatggggaaggaaggggaatggGGATAGAGGATAGGGAGTTTGGGGGACGGGGATGGGGGACCAGGGTGGGTTATCTCCATCCTAGCCCATCTATGACTCAATACTGAACTGAGTCACTCTGGAAAAGCCCACAACTGGTAAATAACTTGGCtttattcccttccttttccctatACTAAGTTCCATCTTCCCCTTGCCCTGCTTCTGCCCCAACCTTCTCTCCCTtattcccccttctcttcccagtTGTTCAACAACCTGTATCTCATCCCCATCAGTCCAATTGCAAACATCCAGCCCTTTATTCTTGGTCATCTTCATGCGAATGGAGAAAGGAAGCCAGACATTCTTCAACTCCTCAATGGAGGAACACATCAGCACGCCCTCTGGACTCCCTAGTTCCTTCCTATCAGGATAAGAGAATTAGAAATTCATTCTGAGATCTAGCCAGTGACCAGAGGAGCCACTGGGTAGCTCAATCCTTTGACTAACCCCCCAGACAGTACCTACCAATCAGCCAAAGCAAACTCTTTATTCTTAGAGATTTCCCCACCATGCTTTTTTATTGCCATCTTGAAGGCAACctgaacacaaaggaaaaaatatctgaTTGCCCAGGAACATTAATCATATattgagcagagaagggagagaaaattaaGAAGTACACCTAAAACCCTGCTTCCAGACCTGGTCCTTACCTCAGCCTGCATTCTCCAGAAATCAGCTTCTTTCAAGCTGTTCACCTCACAGTTGATAACAAGAATATCTGGCAGATGGCGGATGTTGCGGGTCTGAAtctgagaggaaaaaacaaacaaggaatgGCAATGAGCCTATGGGAAAGAAACCTGGATGGGAACAGTAAAACCTGGACCTGCATTTTCAAACTGAGGTTCCTCCCACTCCCTATAGATCCGTGGATGGTGGTGCTGACATAGCTAGTCCCAGATGAAACCACACCAAGTCCCCAACATGGGAGGACTTACCGTGGGCTGGTACTTCTCGCAATTGTCGCACCAGGCCTGTGTATTCTGCTCCAGGCAGATGCTTCGCTTCAGCACCTGAGCAAAGTCACAGTTCTTCCCGGTTTTATCTGAGGGGAAACTGGATGCTTCACTCTAGGTTCTCCCTTCTACCCATTATTAGCCTCCCAACACCCTCTCCTTGATGTTATGGGACACGTGAGGGAGCCTTCCCAACCCAGCTGCAGGGTATACCACTGTTGCTACCCTCGGGGTAGGAGAGCGTGAAGAGCAGGGTGGAAGAGGCTCGCACGGTCTCACTGCCGCAGCGGCAGAGGCTGCAATTCTCCATCTCACAGCTGAACAGCTGCCCAATGACAGAGTCCCCCGATGAACAAAAGCTGCTAAGGGCAGGGAAGGCAATACATGCACATGGAGACAGTTAGGACACCTTCTAAGTCACAGAGGGGACTGTCATGGTGGCTTTAAATATTCATGTTCCGATTTCATACCTGCCTCCAGCACCTCGATAAGCCTGGGGTACTTCTAGCTCCTGCATATCCTGATGCAGTTGAGTGAGAATGAAGCGATTCCACCTCTGAATAAGCCTGGCCAGATTGCCTTTGCCTGAAGCCTCATCTGAGTCAGCCAGGATCAGACCAAGGGCCGAGGCCTCAGGAATGGTGCGGAATGCCCGAAGAAAATTACTGCCCTGGAATCCAGGAAGTGTGTTGGTAGAATGGGgcaattttctcttttgtggccATTTGCACAGCAGTGTCCCTGCCTACTGTCTACCTCCCTTCCCCTTTTATTGTCCCAGGTCTACAGACACTGACCTGACAAGGGTCACCTCGAGAAAGATCCAACATGTGGAAGAGGAAACCCAGCTCACATGCCAGACAGAACTCCTTCTGGCAAAGATGGTTCTGGATAAGACAGCGAACGGGCTCCAGAAAATAGAGCACCTGGAGGGGGGAAGAGCAGGAGAACTGATACAGGCAACTAGTATGGAGAAGAGAGATGGGATGGTTAAGAGAGCCGATAAAGAATACAAATCAGGAGTCTACTGAAGAATGGAGCACACAGAAGAGACTTGAAGGCTGTGAAGCAAGAAAGAATGGTAGTGGAGGCCATGGCAAAGTGGGCTTGGTTGGAGAGACCTGGAAAAAGAGCAGGGAGTATGGGGCCACAGAGAAGAAAGGCAGTAGCCATGTTCAGGTTGCAGGAATATCCTTACCTGGATCATGCAGTTACAGTAGGCATTGGGGATGTGAGGCTCTAATCCAGCAAACAGGGTCTTATTGTAGTGTTTGAAGTCAAAGTCCTCCAGCCCTAGCTTGGAGTATTTGATGGTTACCTGAGGCAGAAATAGTCTGAGCAAAATGAACGTATCCTCAGAGTCCCCTAAATCCTTTGCAGTGGTCATAACCTTCCCCAAAACCTCCCTCCTGAGTCCAGGTGGTAGATGAAGACTTCTCAACTGAGTCCTTTGATCCTTTCTAGTATGACCCCCTTTTCCCAGGGAACCTTTCCCCACATCCCACAGGACTCCTTCCTTGGTAACCCCCAGCACCTTGCGGTATTTCTTAGAGACCATGTGGAGATGTAGCTCCTCTTCCCGCCCTATCGGTGACtcagtgacctggctgaagctgTCAAATTCACTGTCTGACTCCTTGAGTCGATAAGGaatctagaatttttaaaaagaggtaattTTGTTGGATGTCTTAATTATCTTTGGTTTCCCCCCACCTTTATCCCAACACTGAACCTTCTACTTTCTTGAAGTTTCAGCATCTACCGCATCCTTTCTATTCCCACTGCCATCACCCTACCACACCACAGCTCGACAACTGTGATGGCTTCCACGCGTGGCTCCACACACACTCTGTTTGGCATCCCGCTACCAAACAAACTCTCCCAAAATGCCTATTTCAGTGTGTCACTTCTCTCCCTAAACACTGGTATTAAGGCTTCACAACCGGGCCCTTTCCAACCTCAATGTCTTACTATTTCCCAGTACTCACACCACTCCAGCCAGACTGGTCCAATCACAGTCCCGGTCAGACACACCTTTTGCAGTTATGCTTCTTGAGACCTTTGCTAACACTGATCTCTCATCTTGAATATGCTTCCATGTTACTTtgtatttacctatttttaacCAGCTCAATATCCACCTTTTTCAGTATGTCTTCCCTGACCACTCTGGCCCAGAGTAACATTTCCCCTCCAAACAGCCCTGGCAGTGAATGCTTGTAACATTCCTTTAGCATTTAACAATAGAACAAATAATTTGTTACAGACAGGTCTTATCTTCACTAACCAAATACTAAACTTCTTAATAGCAAAGACTCTATCTTCTACTCTGAATTCTCCCTAACACCTACCATGGTACCTTTCATTCATTAGACCTCAAAAATCCTTTACTGACtaactaaaagcaaaaaatgcTGAGAACTAGTAAAGAAACAAGACAGGAGAAATCccagagggctgggctgggggctgacCTTCTCACCTCTGAACATACCTGATTGCGCAGCCTGGTGCGGGGGTTGGGTGCATAGCCAATGAAGCCCACCTTCTTCATGGTGCGTAGAATCTCTGCATCCACAGGGGGTGCTCGCCTATAATGCAGTACAGTTCTAGGGCTTGAAGTTTGTGGTGTCTGCCTATCTAATACCCAACCCCCAAGGAGCCAGAAAAGAAAGTACTGAAGGCACACAAAAATCAGGAAAGGAGACTACTACAGGGCTTACAGAGAATCCTAGTATCTtggccctttccccctccctccttttgaCCCAGATGTAAGGTACAACCTGGGAGCTGGAGCGGAGTTGGCAGCAGGCCAGTCAGAGAGAAGCGTGTCAGTGGTGAGCGGGACAGGGATGAGGGAAAGAGGCAGCAGGTCCTGGCTCCAGTCCAGAGGAGGCAGTGAGTCCACGAGACAGGGCAAAGCAAACTCCGTCTCACGGGAGTAAGGGTTGAAGGAAGGCTCAGGGGAATCAGTCCAGAGGTGTACACAGCCCTCAGAATCCCCAAAGGCCAGGGCCTGCTTGCTGGCTGATACGTCAAATGTCATTAGCAGAGGCCCCACAGGATTCACATGAAAGATGTCTGCTGGGTTGGCCAGGCCTGTGGGCTCACAAAACTGGCACTGCCCtagaagagaggaggaagcatTATGACACTCCTTTTCCCTCGTATCAGGGAAAGACTGGGCCTAAATTCATGCCTAGAGATACA
This genomic window contains:
- the CNPY2 gene encoding protein canopy homolog 2 gives rise to the protein MKGWGWLALLLGALLGTAWARRSQDLHCGACRALVDELEWEIAQVDPKKTIQMGSFRINPDGSQSVVEVPYARSEAHLTELLEEVCDRMKEYGEQIDPSTHRKNYVRVVGRNGESNELDLQGIRIDSDISGTLKFACESIVEEYEDELIEFFSREADNVKDKLCSKRTDLCDHALHISHDEL